In Antechinus flavipes isolate AdamAnt ecotype Samford, QLD, Australia chromosome 3, AdamAnt_v2, whole genome shotgun sequence, a genomic segment contains:
- the LOC127557995 gene encoding olfactory receptor 8D1-like, with protein sequence MDTGNHSTVTEFILMGLTDQPEFQIPLFLLFLQIYIISMMGNVGLLLLIKTSSHLQTPLYYFLSNLSFIDLCYSSVITPKMLVSFVSEKNIITYSGCLTQFFFFCTFAMADLFMLSAMAYDRYVAICSPLIYTTTMSQKTCFLLVVGVYTVGVFGATTHTSALTRLSFCGNNVISHYFCDVPPLLKLSCSSTHLNELLAMLLVGISTLITTIPIVISYAFILSNILSIHSAKGRSKAFSTCGSHMVTVALLYGSAIFMYCQHATSSNITQQKVASVIYTTIIPMLNPWIYSLRNKDVKDAMKKIRKDWYKCHN encoded by the coding sequence ATGGATACAGGAAATCATTCCACAGTGACAGAATTTATCCTTATGGGATTAACAGACCAGCCAGAATTCCAGATCCCTCTCTTCTTACTTTtcctacaaatatatattatttccatGATGGGAAATGTGGGTTTACTCCTACTTATCAAAACTAGTTCTCATCTTCAAACCCCcttgtattattttcttagtAACTTGTCCTTCATTGATCTTTGCTACTCCTCTGTCATTACCCCCAAAATGCTGGTTAGCTTTGTATCAGAGAAGAATATCATCACCTACTCAGGGTGCttgacacagttctttttcttctgtacTTTTGCCATGGCTGATCTCTTCATGTTGTCAGCCATGGCCTATGATCGTTATGTTGCCATCTGTAGCCCTCTGATCTATACTACCACAATGTCCCAGAAAACCTGCTTCCTGCTAGTGGTAGGAGTGTATACTGTGGGGGTCTTTGGAGCCACCACTCACACAAGTGCTCTAACCAGACTATCCTTCTGTGGAAACAATGTAATTAGTCATTATTTTTGTGATGTTCCTCCTCTTTTGAAGCTTTCCTGCTCCAGCACCCACCTCAATGAACTTTTGGCAATGCTTCTGGTTGGGATCAGCACATTGATAACCACTATACCTATTGTGATTTCTTATGCTTTCATCCTCTCCAATATCCTCAGCATCCATTCTGCCAAAGGCAGATCCAAAGCCTTCAGTACCTGTGGATCTCATATGGTAACTGTTGCTCTCCTCTATGGCTCTGCCATTTTCATGTATTGTCAACATGCAACAAGCAGTAACATCACTCAACAGAAAGTGGCCTCAGTAATCTACACCACAATCATCCCTATGCTAAACCCTTGGATCTATAGTCTGAGAAACAAGGATGTAAAGGATGCaatgaagaaaatcaggaagGACTGGTATAAGTGTCACAATTAA
- the LOC127557272 gene encoding olfactory receptor 8D1-like has protein sequence METGNHSTVIEFILMGLTNQPEFQIPLFLLFLQIYIISMMGNVGLLLLIKTSSHLHTPMYYFLSNLSFIDLCYSSVITPKMLVSFVSEKNIITYSGCLTQFFFFCTFGIADLFMLSAMAYDRYVAICSPLIYTITMSQRTCFLLVVGVYAMGVFGAVTHTSALTRLSFCGNNVISHYFCDIPPLLKLSCSSTHLNELLVMLLVVINSLVTTLSILISYIFILSNILSIHSAKGRSKAFSTCASHLASVAVLYGSIIFMYCQPASSSHITQQKVSSVIYTTVIPMLNPWIYSLRNKDVKDALRKMRKDWTVSWCRHGKPCIK, from the coding sequence ATGGAAACAGGAAATCATTCCACAGTAATAGAATTTATTCTTATGGGATTAACAAATCAGCCAGAATTCCAGATCCCCCTTTTCTTACTCtttctacaaatatatattatttccatGATGGGAAATGTGGGCTTACTCCTACTTATCAAAACTAGTTCTCATCTTCATACCCCCATGTATTATTTTCTTAGTAACTTGTCCTTCATTGATCTTTGCTACTCTTCTGTCATTACTCCTAAAATGTTGGTGAGTTTTGTATCAGAGAAGAATATTATCACCTACTCAGGGTGCTTGACccagttctttttcttctgtacTTTTGGCATTGCTGATCTCTTCATGTTGTCAGCCATGGCCTATGATCGTTATGTTGCCATCTGTAGTCCCCTTATCTATACCATCACCATGTCCCAGAGAACCTGCTTCCTACTAGTGGTAGGAGTGTATGCTATGGGGGTCTTTGGAGCCGTGACTCACACAAGTGCTCTAACCAGACTGTCTTTCTGTGGAAACAATGTAATTAGTCATTATTTTTGTGACATTCCACCCCTTTTGAAACTCTCCTGTTCTAGCACCCACCTTAATGAGCTTTTGGTGATGCTTCTGGTTGTGATTAACTCATTGGTAACCACTCTATctattttgatttcttatattttcatccTTTCCAATATCCTAAGCATCCATTCTGCTAAAGGCAGGTCCAAGGCCTTCAGCACTTGTGCATCCCACCTGGCATCTGTGGCTGTCCTGTATGGCTCCATCATTTTTATGTACTGTCAGCCTGCATCAAGCAGCCACATTACTCAACAGAAAGTGTCCTCAGTGATCTACACCACAGTCATCCCCATGCTAAACCCCTGGATCTATAGTCTGAGGAATAAGGATGTGAAGGATGcactgagaaaaatgagaaaagactgGACAGTTTCTTGGTGCAGACATGGAAAGCCTTGCATCAAATAA